In the genome of Monodelphis domestica isolate mMonDom1 chromosome 2, mMonDom1.pri, whole genome shotgun sequence, one region contains:
- the LIMK1 gene encoding LIM domain kinase 1 isoform X1 translates to MRLMLLCCTWREERMGEEEGSDLPVCSSCGQSIYDGQYLQALNADWHSDCFRCCECGASLSHQYYEKDGQLYCKKDYWARYGESCHGCSEQITKGLVMVAGDQKYHPECFICLTCGAFIGDGDTYALVERSKLYCGHCYYQMVVTPVIEQILPDSPGSRLPHTVTLVSIPASADGKRGLSVSIDPPYGQQGCGSEHSHTVRVRGVDPDCISPDVKNSIHIGDRILEINGTPIRNVPLDEIDLLIQETSRLLQLTIEHDPHDVLAHGTAPEASPLADLRSPLCSPARTPNTEAGAPVRQRPVLRSCSIDKSPCGSSLGSPASQRKDLGRSESLRIVSRTHRIFRPSDLIHGEVLGKGCFGQAIKVTHRETGEVMVMKELIRFDEETQRTFLKEVKVMRCLEHPNVLKFIGVLYKDKRLNFITEYIKGGTLRGIIKSMDSQYPWSQRVSFAKDIASGMAYLHSMNIIHRDLNSHNCLVRENKNVVVADFGLARLMVDEKNQPDQLQSLKKPDRKKRYTVVGNPYWMAPEMINGHSYDEKVDVFSFGIVLCEIIGRVNADPDYLPRTMDFGLNVRGFLDRYCPPNCPPSFFPITVRCCDLDPEKRPSFVKLEQWLETLRMHLDIRLPLGPQLEQLEKGFWETHRRGESGLPMHPEVPD, encoded by the exons GTGCTGCGAATGTGGTGCCTCCCTCTCCCACCAGTACTATGAAAAGGATGGGCAGCTGTACTGTAAGAAGGATTATTGGGCCCGCTATGGCGAGTCGTGCCATGGCTGCTCTGAGCAGATCACCAAAGGGCTGGTCATG GTTGCAGGGGACCAGAAGTACCATCCAGAATGCTTCATTTGCCTCACATGTGGGGCCTTCATTGGGGATGGGGATACCTATGCCCTGGTGGAACGATCCAAACTCTACTG TGGACATTGCTATTACCAAATGGTGGTGACTCCAGTCATTGAGCAAATCCTGCCTGACTCGCCAGGATCTCGCCTCCCACATACTGTCACCTTGGTGTCCATCCCAGCCTCTGCTGATGGCAAGCGAGGGCTCTCTGTCTCCATCGACCCGCCCTATGGCCAGCAGGGGTGTGGCTCTGAGCACTCCCACACTGTTCGAGTTCGTGG AGTGGACCCAGATTGCATCAGTCCAGATGTGAAGAACTCCATCCACATTGGAGACAGGATCCTAGAGATAAATGGTACTCCCATCCGGAACGTCCCCTTAGATGAG ATTGACCTGCTAATCCAGGAGACCAGCCGCCTGCTCCAGCTGACCATTGAACACGACCCCCATGATGTTCTGGCCCATGGCACAGCTCCGGAGGCCAGCCCTCTGGCAGATCTGCGAAGCCCACTGTGCTCCCCAGCCCGTACCCCCAACACAGAAGCAGGAGCCCCTGTCCGGCAGAGGCCTGTCCT GAGGAGCTGCAGCATTGACAAATCACCCTGTGGCAGCTCGCTGGGCTCCCCAGCCTCCCAGCGGAAGGATCTGGGCCGTTCTGAGTCCCTTCGAATTGTGTCTCGGACCCACCGCATCTTCCGGCCTTCTGACCTCATTCATGGTGAAGTCTTGGGGAAGGGCTGTTTTGGACAGGCCATCAAG GTAACTCACCGAGAGACCGGCGAGGTGATGGTGATGAAGGAACTCATCCGATTCGATGAGGAGACACAGAGGACATTTCTCAAAGAG GTGAAGGTAATGCGGTGCCTGGAGCATCCCAATGTGCTCAAGTTCATCGGGGTGCTCTACAAGGACAAGAGGTTGAACTTCATCACCGAGTACATCAAGGGTGGTACCCTCCGGGGAATCATCAAGAGCATG GACAGCCAGTACCCCTGGAGCCAGCGGGTCAGCTTTGCCAAGGACATCGCCTCTGGAATG GCCTATCTGCATTCCATGAACATCATCCACCGAGATCTAAACTCCCACAACTGCCTGGTGAGAGAG AACAAGAACGTCGTCGTGGCCGACTTCGGGCTGGCCCGGCTCATGGTGGATGAGAAGAACCAGCCTGACCAGCTCCAGAGCCTCAAGAAGCCAGACAGAAAGAAGCGGTACACTGTGGTGGGAAACCCCTATTGGATGGCCCCCGAGATGATCAATG GGCACAGCTATGATGAGAAGGTGGATGTCTTTTCCTTTGGCATTGTTCTCTGTGAG ATCATTGGCCGCGTGAACGCCGACCCCGACTACCTTCCCCGCACCATGGACTTCGGCCTCAATGTCCGAGGCTTCCTGGACCGATACTGTCCCCCCAACTGCCCCCCGAGCTTCTTCCCCATCACCGTGCGCTGCTGTGACCTCGACCCCGAGAAGAG GCCATCTTTTGTGAAGCTGGAACAGTGGCTCGAAACCCTCCGCATGCACTTGGACATCCGTCTGCCCCTGGGACCGCAGCTGGAGCAGCTGGAGAAGGGGTTCTGGGAGACCCACAGGCGGGGGGAGAGCGGGCTGCCCATGCACCCGGAGGTCCCCGACTGA
- the LIMK1 gene encoding LIM domain kinase 1 isoform X2 yields MLASTLRRTYFLARAKCCECGASLSHQYYEKDGQLYCKKDYWARYGESCHGCSEQITKGLVMVAGDQKYHPECFICLTCGAFIGDGDTYALVERSKLYCGHCYYQMVVTPVIEQILPDSPGSRLPHTVTLVSIPASADGKRGLSVSIDPPYGQQGCGSEHSHTVRVRGVDPDCISPDVKNSIHIGDRILEINGTPIRNVPLDEIDLLIQETSRLLQLTIEHDPHDVLAHGTAPEASPLADLRSPLCSPARTPNTEAGAPVRQRPVLRSCSIDKSPCGSSLGSPASQRKDLGRSESLRIVSRTHRIFRPSDLIHGEVLGKGCFGQAIKVTHRETGEVMVMKELIRFDEETQRTFLKEVKVMRCLEHPNVLKFIGVLYKDKRLNFITEYIKGGTLRGIIKSMDSQYPWSQRVSFAKDIASGMAYLHSMNIIHRDLNSHNCLVRENKNVVVADFGLARLMVDEKNQPDQLQSLKKPDRKKRYTVVGNPYWMAPEMINGHSYDEKVDVFSFGIVLCEIIGRVNADPDYLPRTMDFGLNVRGFLDRYCPPNCPPSFFPITVRCCDLDPEKRPSFVKLEQWLETLRMHLDIRLPLGPQLEQLEKGFWETHRRGESGLPMHPEVPD; encoded by the exons ATGCTGGCCTCCACCCTCAGGAGGACTTACTTCCTCGCCAGAGCCAA GTGCTGCGAATGTGGTGCCTCCCTCTCCCACCAGTACTATGAAAAGGATGGGCAGCTGTACTGTAAGAAGGATTATTGGGCCCGCTATGGCGAGTCGTGCCATGGCTGCTCTGAGCAGATCACCAAAGGGCTGGTCATG GTTGCAGGGGACCAGAAGTACCATCCAGAATGCTTCATTTGCCTCACATGTGGGGCCTTCATTGGGGATGGGGATACCTATGCCCTGGTGGAACGATCCAAACTCTACTG TGGACATTGCTATTACCAAATGGTGGTGACTCCAGTCATTGAGCAAATCCTGCCTGACTCGCCAGGATCTCGCCTCCCACATACTGTCACCTTGGTGTCCATCCCAGCCTCTGCTGATGGCAAGCGAGGGCTCTCTGTCTCCATCGACCCGCCCTATGGCCAGCAGGGGTGTGGCTCTGAGCACTCCCACACTGTTCGAGTTCGTGG AGTGGACCCAGATTGCATCAGTCCAGATGTGAAGAACTCCATCCACATTGGAGACAGGATCCTAGAGATAAATGGTACTCCCATCCGGAACGTCCCCTTAGATGAG ATTGACCTGCTAATCCAGGAGACCAGCCGCCTGCTCCAGCTGACCATTGAACACGACCCCCATGATGTTCTGGCCCATGGCACAGCTCCGGAGGCCAGCCCTCTGGCAGATCTGCGAAGCCCACTGTGCTCCCCAGCCCGTACCCCCAACACAGAAGCAGGAGCCCCTGTCCGGCAGAGGCCTGTCCT GAGGAGCTGCAGCATTGACAAATCACCCTGTGGCAGCTCGCTGGGCTCCCCAGCCTCCCAGCGGAAGGATCTGGGCCGTTCTGAGTCCCTTCGAATTGTGTCTCGGACCCACCGCATCTTCCGGCCTTCTGACCTCATTCATGGTGAAGTCTTGGGGAAGGGCTGTTTTGGACAGGCCATCAAG GTAACTCACCGAGAGACCGGCGAGGTGATGGTGATGAAGGAACTCATCCGATTCGATGAGGAGACACAGAGGACATTTCTCAAAGAG GTGAAGGTAATGCGGTGCCTGGAGCATCCCAATGTGCTCAAGTTCATCGGGGTGCTCTACAAGGACAAGAGGTTGAACTTCATCACCGAGTACATCAAGGGTGGTACCCTCCGGGGAATCATCAAGAGCATG GACAGCCAGTACCCCTGGAGCCAGCGGGTCAGCTTTGCCAAGGACATCGCCTCTGGAATG GCCTATCTGCATTCCATGAACATCATCCACCGAGATCTAAACTCCCACAACTGCCTGGTGAGAGAG AACAAGAACGTCGTCGTGGCCGACTTCGGGCTGGCCCGGCTCATGGTGGATGAGAAGAACCAGCCTGACCAGCTCCAGAGCCTCAAGAAGCCAGACAGAAAGAAGCGGTACACTGTGGTGGGAAACCCCTATTGGATGGCCCCCGAGATGATCAATG GGCACAGCTATGATGAGAAGGTGGATGTCTTTTCCTTTGGCATTGTTCTCTGTGAG ATCATTGGCCGCGTGAACGCCGACCCCGACTACCTTCCCCGCACCATGGACTTCGGCCTCAATGTCCGAGGCTTCCTGGACCGATACTGTCCCCCCAACTGCCCCCCGAGCTTCTTCCCCATCACCGTGCGCTGCTGTGACCTCGACCCCGAGAAGAG GCCATCTTTTGTGAAGCTGGAACAGTGGCTCGAAACCCTCCGCATGCACTTGGACATCCGTCTGCCCCTGGGACCGCAGCTGGAGCAGCTGGAGAAGGGGTTCTGGGAGACCCACAGGCGGGGGGAGAGCGGGCTGCCCATGCACCCGGAGGTCCCCGACTGA